One window of Gloeothece citriformis PCC 7424 genomic DNA carries:
- the yqeK gene encoding bis(5'-nucleosyl)-tetraphosphatase (symmetrical) YqeK: MRDQVIAWLSENVSDHRLQHILGVEQMSIQLAKQHGIDPHKAGVAGLMHDLAKFFPPTQLLQMAQEEGLEIDPICQTNPHLLHADVSAIVAREEFGIKDEEILTAIKNHTLGSPAMCPLSCILFVADALEPNRGNTPELELMRQVSWENLYKSVRQTCDFSLKYLLNTHKTIHPRTILTRNWALETTRNLAK, encoded by the coding sequence ATACGAGATCAGGTGATCGCTTGGTTATCAGAAAATGTCTCAGACCATCGTCTGCAACATATTTTAGGAGTTGAACAGATGTCTATTCAACTCGCCAAACAACATGGAATTGATCCCCACAAAGCGGGAGTTGCCGGACTGATGCACGACTTAGCGAAATTTTTTCCCCCCACTCAATTACTACAAATGGCACAAGAAGAAGGCTTAGAAATTGACCCCATCTGTCAAACTAATCCTCATTTACTCCATGCGGATGTCAGTGCGATCGTCGCTAGAGAAGAATTTGGCATCAAAGATGAAGAAATATTAACGGCGATCAAAAATCATACTTTGGGTAGTCCCGCCATGTGTCCCTTGAGTTGTATTTTATTCGTAGCAGATGCTCTAGAACCCAATCGGGGCAATACCCCAGAATTAGAACTCATGCGCCAAGTCAGTTGGGAAAATCTTTATAAAAGTGTGCGCCAAACCTGTGACTTTTCTTTAAAATATTTACTAAATACTCATAAAACCATCCACCCCCGTACCATTTTAACTCGCAATTGGGCATTAGAGACAACCCGCAATTTAGCCAAATAA